The Edaphobacter sp. 12200R-103 genome contains a region encoding:
- a CDS encoding cytochrome c oxidase subunit 3 family protein: protein MDNTIVATHEIDAEEHHHAALPQHRHHFETEQQQREAGTFGMWLFLLTEIMFFGGMFFAYLLYRNWYNPAFVVGSNQLSIPLGTANTAILITSGFFMALGVWAAEVRKRGLLVIFLLLTNFFGLIFLGIKGVEYTEKFEKHHVPGASFDISEFVNPPLNPKTHKPTEEPLSPDMAQKTQVFFSLYFAMTGMHALHMIIGIVLLTWLTVRAYRGDFSSGYVAPIENFGLYWHFVDIVWIFLFPLLYLINRHPGT from the coding sequence TTGGATAACACGATCGTAGCAACACACGAGATAGACGCAGAGGAGCATCATCACGCCGCCCTGCCCCAGCACCGTCATCACTTCGAGACGGAGCAGCAGCAGCGTGAGGCCGGAACGTTCGGCATGTGGCTCTTCCTGCTCACCGAAATCATGTTCTTCGGTGGAATGTTCTTTGCGTACCTGCTGTATCGCAACTGGTACAACCCGGCTTTCGTGGTGGGCTCGAACCAGCTCAGCATCCCGCTGGGAACGGCCAACACGGCCATCCTGATCACCTCCGGCTTCTTTATGGCGCTGGGCGTGTGGGCAGCCGAGGTGCGCAAGCGGGGACTGCTGGTCATCTTCCTGCTGCTGACCAACTTCTTCGGCCTGATCTTCCTTGGCATCAAGGGCGTGGAATATACGGAGAAGTTTGAGAAGCATCACGTTCCCGGCGCCAGCTTCGACATCTCGGAGTTCGTCAATCCTCCGTTGAACCCGAAGACCCACAAGCCCACCGAAGAGCCGCTTTCCCCGGACATGGCGCAGAAGACACAGGTCTTCTTCTCGCTCTACTTCGCCATGACCGGTATGCATGCCCTGCATATGATCATCGGAATCGTTCTATTGACCTGGCTCACGGTCCGGGCTTATCGGGGAGACTTCAGTTCCGGCTACGTGGCTCCAATTGAAAACTTCGGTCTTTACTGGCACTTCGTCGATATTGTCTGGATCTTCCTGTTCCCGTTGCTTTACCTGATCAACCGACACCCGGGAACATAG
- a CDS encoding phospholipid carrier-dependent glycosyltransferase — protein MLLRLLSLLWITGTHIPLHHIVAARSRIVGTLVARYSGSGSGASPSFSPNDWTPIALPKKAPPISMDNARLKPGPLRTRLLLALLWFLFYGSYTLLTPPLLDDADSVHSEVAREMLVRHDWTTLYANGIRYLEKAPLLYWSMATSFKAFGVSASAARLPLALTVLALAFVLESFARRAFGRGSSPAEDQEGIRAGLYSGLILLSSFGIFIFTRIMIPDVMVCLWLAVAIFCFWLTEQSERPGAIACYGFAACCALNVLTKGLIGIVFPVGIVLVYLLATRGWRRTFAHLRHLHPLGSLLVFLLIAAPWHIAIGLANPTQGHPGKIIFSHGHWTVPQPTDGNVHGWTWFYFVNEHLLRYLNLRVPRDYDTVPLLLFWGLLLVWMMPWSAFAFKALGMVPWRRAMRRQPLDRRQSTLLLLAIWAALPMLFFSFSTRQEYYVLPSLPALILLISAWLSREAAEADSFEVPNRLVTAGQRISWVLLALGTLASFAALFFLVSSRTPAPTADLANLLQKNPGDYALSFGHFLDLDSQAMGAFRRPLGMTAFALLAGMTANFLLRRAYRPHAANLWLAGGAFGFLLAAHLGLQIFSPVLSSKRLADAIAPVLKPDDTIVIHGEYEAGSTLGFYLERDDIHILDGRSSNLWYGSFFPDAPHIFENEASLNQRWKGKRRVFLWQDTSQALPDMDGTTYLVARSGGKEILSNQPNGSSSR, from the coding sequence ATGCTGCTACGGCTCCTCTCTCTGCTCTGGATAACCGGGACGCATATTCCACTCCATCATATAGTCGCCGCCCGCAGCCGCATTGTCGGTACGCTGGTAGCCCGGTACTCTGGTAGCGGGAGCGGCGCTTCTCCATCCTTCTCCCCGAACGATTGGACACCGATCGCGTTACCGAAGAAGGCTCCCCCGATCTCTATGGATAATGCGCGTCTCAAACCAGGACCTCTCCGGACACGCCTCCTGCTGGCGCTGCTGTGGTTTCTGTTCTACGGAAGCTATACCCTGCTGACACCTCCTCTGCTGGACGACGCCGACTCGGTGCATTCGGAGGTCGCGCGCGAGATGCTGGTCCGCCACGACTGGACGACGCTGTACGCCAACGGCATTCGCTATCTGGAAAAAGCGCCGCTGCTCTACTGGTCGATGGCGACGAGCTTCAAGGCCTTTGGCGTAAGCGCCTCCGCCGCAAGGCTTCCTCTGGCCCTGACGGTGCTTGCGCTGGCGTTCGTGCTGGAGTCCTTCGCTCGACGGGCCTTCGGTCGCGGGAGCAGCCCCGCCGAGGATCAGGAAGGCATCCGGGCCGGGCTCTACAGCGGTCTTATTCTGCTTTCGAGCTTCGGCATCTTCATCTTTACGCGGATCATGATTCCTGACGTGATGGTCTGCCTCTGGCTCGCGGTTGCGATCTTCTGCTTCTGGCTCACGGAGCAGAGCGAGCGCCCGGGTGCAATCGCCTGCTACGGCTTTGCCGCATGCTGTGCCCTGAACGTCCTGACCAAGGGCCTGATCGGAATCGTCTTTCCCGTCGGGATCGTTCTCGTGTATCTGCTGGCAACGCGCGGCTGGCGGAGAACCTTCGCGCATCTGCGTCATCTTCACCCGCTGGGAAGTCTCCTCGTCTTTTTATTGATCGCTGCACCGTGGCATATTGCCATTGGGCTGGCGAACCCCACGCAGGGGCATCCCGGCAAAATTATCTTCAGCCACGGCCATTGGACCGTGCCTCAGCCCACTGACGGCAACGTGCATGGATGGACGTGGTTCTACTTCGTCAACGAGCACCTGCTGCGCTACCTGAACCTGCGCGTGCCGCGGGACTATGACACCGTGCCCCTGCTGCTCTTCTGGGGGCTGCTGCTGGTATGGATGATGCCGTGGAGCGCCTTCGCCTTCAAGGCGCTGGGAATGGTTCCGTGGCGAAGAGCCATGCGCCGTCAGCCGCTGGACCGCCGGCAGTCTACCCTGCTGCTGTTGGCGATATGGGCAGCGCTGCCCATGCTCTTCTTCTCCTTCTCCACACGGCAGGAGTATTACGTTCTTCCTTCGCTGCCCGCGCTGATCCTTCTGATCTCCGCCTGGCTGAGCCGCGAAGCTGCGGAAGCCGACAGTTTCGAGGTTCCCAACCGCCTGGTCACGGCGGGACAACGAATCTCATGGGTGCTGCTGGCCCTTGGGACCCTCGCTTCCTTTGCTGCGCTCTTCTTTCTCGTCTCCAGCAGGACGCCCGCGCCAACCGCCGATCTTGCGAATCTGCTCCAAAAGAACCCGGGAGACTACGCTCTCTCCTTCGGCCACTTCCTGGACCTGGATTCGCAGGCCATGGGGGCCTTTCGCCGCCCGCTGGGCATGACCGCCTTTGCGCTGCTTGCAGGGATGACGGCAAACTTCCTGCTGCGGCGCGCCTACCGCCCCCACGCTGCGAACCTGTGGCTGGCAGGCGGAGCCTTCGGCTTTCTTCTCGCCGCGCATCTCGGGCTCCAGATCTTCTCGCCGGTGCTCAGCTCAAAACGGCTTGCAGATGCGATCGCCCCCGTGCTGAAGCCGGACGATACCATCGTCATTCACGGGGAATACGAGGCGGGAAGCACGCTGGGGTTTTATCTCGAGCGCGACGATATCCATATCCTCGACGGCCGCAGCTCAAACCTGTGGTACGGCAGCTTCTTCCCCGATGCTCCGCATATCTTTGAGAACGAGGCGTCGCTGAACCAGCGCTGGAAGGGGAAACGGCGCGTCTTTCTCTGGCAGGACACAAGCCAGGCCCTGCCAGACATGGATGGAACCACGTATCTGGTCGCACGCAGTGGAGGCAAGGAAATTCTGAGCAACCAGCCCAACGGAAGCAGCTCTCGCTAG
- a CDS encoding dihydrofolate reductase family protein: MRKLKITEHISLDGVIQHSADGGDFPYSDWTVPYRTPAGRDAITAAYGEGFDLLLGRRTYDLWSGFWPKAPNSPMADRINAAKKYVATHRPESLAWGPFEGIGPDLVEGVRRIKSQEGPDFILSGSSTLTSALLEHGLADEILLIVYPVLLGTGKRFFAEGTPAHSFELVSTKAFPSGIIISTYRPGGPLKTVQLEDARPFG; the protein is encoded by the coding sequence ATGAGAAAGCTCAAGATCACGGAACATATCTCGCTGGATGGCGTGATTCAGCACTCCGCCGATGGCGGCGACTTCCCCTACAGCGATTGGACGGTGCCTTATCGTACCCCTGCCGGCCGGGACGCCATCACGGCCGCATATGGCGAGGGTTTCGATCTGCTGCTTGGCCGTCGCACCTACGATCTCTGGTCGGGCTTCTGGCCAAAGGCGCCGAACAGCCCGATGGCGGACCGCATCAATGCGGCAAAAAAATACGTCGCCACCCACCGCCCGGAAAGTCTTGCATGGGGCCCATTCGAAGGCATTGGACCGGATCTCGTCGAGGGTGTTCGCCGCATCAAGTCACAGGAGGGTCCGGACTTTATCCTCTCCGGCAGCTCGACACTGACATCGGCGCTGCTCGAACACGGGCTCGCGGATGAAATCCTTCTGATCGTCTATCCGGTGCTGTTGGGCACGGGAAAGCGCTTTTTTGCGGAGGGAACGCCGGCGCACTCCTTCGAGCTTGTCAGCACGAAAGCATTTCCGTCCGGCATCATCATCAGTACTTACAGGCCCGGCGGCCCTTTGAAGACCGTACAGCTCGAAGACGCGAGGCCTTTCGGATGA
- a CDS encoding TetR/AcrR family transcriptional regulator codes for MTVFDPKRKRNARGEQRQQNLLRAAASVFGRLGYHETTTNAIALEADVSPATLYQFFPNKEALASALAAMYARQMADAERALDPEYDLAFDDAIHKLIDLCIRFNREHPEFHTLVVNAPLSDAARNEKQALGQVFVDFIAERLRHERPTLSQAEARHHGQVALMIFRGILDELVTATRSARPRVQQAMHDAILRYLKPVLTPGKTKSA; via the coding sequence GTGACGGTTTTCGATCCAAAACGGAAACGGAACGCCCGGGGAGAACAGCGCCAGCAGAATCTGCTTCGGGCGGCGGCCTCGGTCTTCGGCCGCCTCGGGTATCACGAAACCACCACAAACGCGATTGCCCTGGAAGCAGACGTCTCTCCGGCTACGCTCTACCAGTTCTTCCCCAACAAGGAAGCCCTCGCAAGCGCGCTTGCTGCAATGTATGCACGCCAGATGGCCGATGCCGAACGAGCGCTCGATCCCGAATACGACCTGGCTTTCGATGACGCCATTCATAAACTGATCGATCTTTGTATCCGTTTCAATCGGGAGCATCCTGAGTTTCATACTCTCGTGGTGAATGCTCCGCTTTCAGATGCCGCTCGCAACGAGAAACAGGCTCTGGGGCAAGTCTTTGTGGATTTCATCGCGGAGCGTCTCCGGCACGAACGGCCAACCCTCTCTCAGGCAGAGGCGAGGCACCACGGACAGGTAGCTCTGATGATCTTCCGTGGGATTCTCGACGAACTCGTCACTGCCACTCGGAGTGCCCGTCCCCGCGTGCAGCAGGCCATGCACGATGCCATTCTGCGATACCTGAAACCAGTCTTGACGCCGGGAAAGACCAAGTCCGCCTGA
- a CDS encoding RNA polymerase sigma factor, with protein sequence MASIEEYSLVLPSTQSAASEIDLTALVETYSALLFRVAYSMLRSRAEAEDVVQDTFVRVLEHRRTLPEVREMRVWLVRIAWNLAIDRRRRRQPESMDAVFAEGLVAATISAEKALDQSQRIQAVLRELERLPKTERHILLLCSLEELDNREIAAVLGRTESAVRALLFRARTRLRKRLEKGGSR encoded by the coding sequence ATGGCATCAATCGAGGAATACAGCCTGGTGTTGCCGTCCACGCAGAGCGCCGCCTCAGAGATCGACCTGACTGCGCTGGTGGAGACCTACTCCGCATTGCTGTTCCGCGTCGCCTACTCCATGCTTCGCTCGCGCGCCGAGGCCGAGGACGTCGTGCAGGACACCTTCGTCCGCGTTCTCGAGCACCGTCGCACGCTGCCCGAGGTGCGCGAGATGCGTGTCTGGCTTGTCCGCATTGCATGGAACCTTGCCATCGACCGCCGCCGTCGCCGCCAGCCGGAATCCATGGATGCCGTCTTCGCCGAAGGCCTCGTCGCTGCCACGATCTCCGCCGAAAAAGCCCTCGATCAGTCGCAGCGCATTCAGGCGGTCCTGCGCGAGCTCGAAAGACTGCCGAAGACGGAGCGCCACATCCTGCTGCTCTGCTCACTGGAAGAGCTCGACAACCGCGAGATCGCCGCCGTCCTGGGAAGAACCGAATCTGCGGTTCGCGCCCTGCTCTTTCGTGCGCGAACCCGCCTGCGCAAAAGGCTTGAGAAGGGAGGAAGCCGATGA
- a CDS encoding aminotransferase class V-fold PLP-dependent enzyme, with protein sequence MAGFGLNRRGFLGGLVTLAGSIFGRQRLFAATLPPSSKQGPGNEKITGFGNTGNVYAELGLTTVINAHLTETVIGGSLIRPEALAVMEMAAKHFVVIMDLEAAVGKRISEMLKLPEGYGAIVTSGAASAIQNGYAGILTGNNPTFITQIPDLTGMKSEVIVQRAHRSEWNHQIRTTGAKIVEVETVEDVRKAINERTAAMHFQNLSDPDGQIKRADWLKLAHDANLPAFLDAAADVPPKSRLWEYANMGFDLIAFSGGKAIRGPQTTGLLIGRQEMVHNTLLNMSPNEDTIGRPDKVGKEEMLGLLKALEVFLAEDQDAVDQGQTKQLDTIAAKLSKIPGVTFTREVSPIKNHFPSLQVHLDPARFSATPRDIAAQLAAMKPSIVVGGGKSAIEMTAIDLQPGEERIVADALASALTAHSV encoded by the coding sequence ATGGCGGGATTTGGATTGAATCGTCGAGGATTTTTAGGGGGACTTGTCACGCTGGCCGGATCGATATTCGGCAGGCAGAGGCTGTTTGCAGCCACTCTTCCGCCGTCCAGCAAGCAAGGGCCTGGAAACGAGAAGATCACCGGGTTTGGGAACACTGGGAATGTCTACGCCGAGCTGGGGCTGACTACGGTCATCAATGCCCACCTGACAGAGACAGTGATTGGCGGATCGCTGATCCGTCCAGAGGCATTAGCGGTCATGGAGATGGCGGCCAAACATTTCGTCGTCATCATGGATCTGGAAGCGGCTGTGGGGAAGCGAATTTCAGAGATGCTGAAGTTGCCTGAGGGATATGGAGCCATCGTAACCTCAGGCGCGGCATCGGCGATCCAGAACGGTTACGCAGGAATTCTTACCGGGAACAACCCAACCTTTATTACCCAGATTCCGGATTTGACCGGGATGAAGTCAGAGGTGATCGTTCAGCGGGCGCACCGCAGCGAATGGAATCACCAGATTCGAACGACCGGGGCAAAGATTGTCGAAGTGGAGACGGTAGAAGACGTCCGCAAGGCCATTAACGAGCGCACCGCCGCAATGCACTTTCAGAACCTGAGCGACCCGGATGGGCAGATCAAGCGGGCTGATTGGTTGAAACTTGCGCACGACGCAAATCTGCCGGCGTTTCTTGATGCCGCTGCGGACGTTCCGCCGAAGTCCCGCCTGTGGGAGTATGCGAATATGGGCTTCGATCTGATCGCGTTCAGTGGAGGGAAAGCAATCAGGGGCCCGCAGACTACCGGCCTGCTGATTGGGCGCCAGGAGATGGTGCACAATACGCTGCTGAATATGAGCCCCAATGAGGACACGATTGGGCGTCCGGATAAGGTCGGCAAGGAAGAGATGCTAGGACTGCTCAAAGCCCTGGAGGTGTTTCTGGCTGAAGATCAGGATGCGGTGGATCAAGGACAGACAAAGCAACTCGACACGATCGCCGCCAAACTGTCAAAGATACCTGGAGTGACTTTCACGCGAGAAGTATCCCCCATCAAAAACCACTTTCCCTCGCTTCAGGTGCATCTGGACCCAGCTCGTTTTTCTGCAACACCTCGTGATATCGCAGCACAGCTTGCCGCAATGAAGCCTTCCATCGTGGTTGGGGGTGGCAAAAGCGCAATCGAGATGACGGCAATCGACTTGCAACCGGGAGAAGAAAGGATCGTAGCGGATGCGCTAGCGAGCGCTCTGACAGCCCATTCTGTCTGA
- a CDS encoding cytochrome C oxidase subunit IV family protein produces the protein MSSQYHDPANITNPEHAEHRIVQPGTYIAIYIALLILTGLTVAAAFVDLHILNPIIAVAIACIKGMLVILFFMHVIFQSKLIKMTVASGFFTFLILVVLSLSDYISRAWGRW, from the coding sequence ATGTCGTCTCAATACCATGACCCGGCAAACATCACGAATCCAGAGCACGCGGAACACCGCATTGTTCAGCCGGGAACCTACATCGCAATCTACATCGCTCTGCTGATCCTTACAGGACTTACGGTCGCCGCCGCCTTTGTAGACCTCCACATCCTGAATCCGATTATTGCCGTCGCGATTGCCTGCATCAAAGGGATGCTTGTAATCCTGTTCTTCATGCACGTCATCTTTCAGTCCAAGCTGATCAAGATGACCGTTGCATCGGGCTTCTTTACCTTCCTCATTCTGGTGGTGCTGAGCCTGAGTGACTATATCAGCCGCGCCTGGGGCCGCTGGTAG
- a CDS encoding secretin N-terminal domain-containing protein, whose translation MRFFAGIQKAALVMLIGVTTAWAQPGSRNEPVTFQTFYLKNATQQNVENEILTALRNIVAPATKIMLVPSQNAILVSGTPDQVEFAQKLINDLDKPLRAYRITYTLIDMDGSKRIGEQHYTMVTVPGQRAQMRQGNRVPIMVNDQKSSSGAAAVSYVDLGLNFEATLDHVEDGLSLKTKVERSSAAEERSSAVPQDPIIRQSVVEGSSVITPGKPLIIGSFDILDTTRHLDVQVAVEPLSPGAAKKAGKP comes from the coding sequence ATGAGATTCTTCGCTGGAATTCAGAAAGCCGCGCTGGTCATGCTGATCGGCGTAACCACAGCATGGGCGCAGCCCGGATCGCGGAACGAGCCGGTTACATTTCAAACCTTCTATCTCAAGAACGCCACTCAGCAGAACGTTGAAAACGAGATTCTTACGGCTCTGCGCAATATAGTCGCGCCTGCAACGAAGATCATGCTGGTGCCATCACAGAATGCCATCCTCGTGAGCGGAACCCCGGATCAGGTCGAGTTCGCGCAAAAGCTTATTAATGACCTAGACAAACCGTTGCGGGCCTATCGCATTACCTACACCCTGATTGATATGGATGGCTCCAAACGGATTGGGGAGCAGCATTACACCATGGTGACGGTGCCAGGCCAGAGAGCGCAGATGCGGCAGGGCAACCGGGTGCCGATCATGGTCAACGATCAGAAGAGCAGCTCCGGAGCAGCCGCCGTTTCGTATGTCGATCTTGGATTGAACTTTGAGGCCACGCTCGACCATGTCGAAGATGGACTGAGCCTGAAGACGAAGGTGGAGCGTTCCAGCGCCGCTGAAGAGAGATCGAGCGCCGTTCCCCAGGACCCCATCATCCGCCAGTCTGTCGTCGAAGGCAGCTCAGTGATTACACCCGGCAAGCCCTTGATCATCGGCTCCTTCGATATTCTCGACACCACACGTCATCTCGACGTGCAGGTCGCGGTGGAACCTCTCTCGCCGGGGGCCGCCAAAAAAGCCGGCAAGCCCTGA
- a CDS encoding NmrA family NAD(P)-binding protein produces the protein MFTVMGITGKVGGAIAENLLAAGKRVRGVVRNPEKARAWADRGVEVVESVYDDARGLAEAFAGSEGVFAMVPPDFAPAPGLPDQRRTIAAFREALESTKPGKAVFLSSIGSEQPSGLGLITSTHLMEEATRTLPIPVAYLRAGSFMENWLGALDHIRTTGEMPFFYAPLERRFPLVATQDIGLAGAKVLQESWKGERVIEVDGPKGGTDLYEVAAAFGKALGREVKAVQLPEQAWQGVLEAMGMPADRTGLYIEMVKNFNSGWIHFGNPGTETFHGPTNIETFAQGLKEESPA, from the coding sequence ATGTTCACGGTCATGGGAATTACGGGCAAGGTAGGCGGAGCAATCGCAGAGAATCTGCTGGCGGCAGGCAAAAGGGTGCGAGGAGTCGTCCGCAATCCGGAGAAGGCCAGGGCATGGGCGGATCGAGGAGTGGAGGTTGTGGAGTCGGTGTACGACGACGCTCGTGGCCTCGCAGAGGCATTCGCAGGATCTGAGGGTGTGTTCGCGATGGTTCCCCCGGACTTCGCGCCTGCTCCCGGACTGCCGGATCAGAGGCGCACGATTGCGGCCTTCCGTGAAGCGCTGGAGAGCACAAAGCCCGGAAAGGCGGTCTTTCTTTCGTCCATCGGATCGGAACAGCCGAGCGGACTGGGACTCATCACGTCGACGCATCTGATGGAAGAGGCAACGCGCACGCTGCCGATCCCTGTGGCGTATCTGCGCGCCGGCAGCTTCATGGAGAACTGGCTGGGGGCCCTGGACCACATCCGTACGACCGGTGAGATGCCATTCTTCTATGCCCCGCTCGAACGCAGGTTCCCCCTGGTGGCCACTCAGGACATCGGTCTGGCAGGCGCAAAAGTTCTGCAGGAGAGCTGGAAGGGCGAGCGCGTGATCGAAGTGGATGGACCGAAAGGCGGAACGGACCTCTACGAGGTGGCGGCGGCATTCGGCAAAGCCTTGGGGCGAGAGGTGAAGGCGGTGCAACTGCCCGAGCAGGCCTGGCAGGGCGTTCTGGAAGCCATGGGCATGCCCGCCGACAGAACCGGGTTGTACATCGAGATGGTGAAGAACTTCAACTCAGGCTGGATTCACTTCGGCAATCCCGGAACCGAAACCTTTCACGGGCCCACGAACATCGAAACATTCGCACAAGGACTCAAAGAGGAGAGCCCGGCGTGA
- a CDS encoding YciI family protein, producing MPQYLVAIHHPDNYDPSLESEQMARDIDVLNEEMKAAGARFFAGGLQSAPYAKSLRKRPGGEVALTDGPYLETKEHIGGFWILNAANMDEAVAWGRKAVAACRASVEVREFHAMPTE from the coding sequence ATGCCGCAATATCTGGTTGCAATCCACCACCCCGACAACTACGACCCTTCGCTGGAGAGCGAACAGATGGCCCGCGATATCGATGTGCTGAACGAAGAGATGAAGGCAGCCGGCGCAAGGTTCTTCGCAGGCGGCCTGCAATCGGCGCCCTACGCGAAATCACTCCGTAAGCGGCCCGGTGGAGAGGTGGCCCTTACCGATGGACCCTACCTTGAGACCAAGGAACACATTGGCGGCTTCTGGATACTCAACGCAGCCAACATGGATGAGGCCGTGGCGTGGGGACGCAAAGCCGTCGCCGCCTGCCGCGCATCGGTCGAGGTGCGCGAGTTCCACGCAATGCCAACAGAATAG
- a CDS encoding Rieske 2Fe-2S domain-containing protein, whose amino-acid sequence MVEQPMPAGPPAELIFGDWYPALRVSELRIGKMTQSLLLGVPLVLGRKRDGRVFAMRDLCPHRGIPLSAGWFDGENVQCKYHGWKFEPCSGQCTEIPSLTQFETLDPGKIYAGAYPCEERDGYAWVYLPEPGAGRSARQLPDVPELPKFSDRYRSAHLVADLPCNVDHGIIGLMDPAHGPFVHQAWWWRSRASIHEKEKHFEPIPEGFRMSSHAPSANSAPYKLLGVYGEPITTTIDFVLPNRRYETIRAGAKWFSSLTTVTPVTPSTCRIDVIAAWNVFYNVPLVTPIAKFFGARFVRQDQQTMIEQAQGLRYHPGLMLIDDADKPAKWYFALKQARLKGTSEHPLDGPVTLHWRS is encoded by the coding sequence ATGGTGGAACAGCCGATGCCTGCCGGACCTCCGGCAGAGCTGATCTTCGGTGACTGGTACCCCGCTCTGCGTGTCAGCGAGCTGCGCATCGGCAAGATGACGCAGTCGCTCCTGCTTGGCGTCCCCCTGGTGCTGGGACGCAAGCGCGATGGCCGCGTCTTCGCGATGCGCGACCTCTGCCCGCATCGCGGTATTCCGCTCTCCGCCGGCTGGTTCGACGGCGAAAACGTGCAGTGCAAATATCACGGCTGGAAGTTCGAGCCCTGCAGCGGGCAGTGCACGGAGATCCCCTCGCTGACGCAATTCGAGACGCTCGATCCCGGAAAGATTTACGCCGGTGCGTATCCCTGCGAGGAGCGCGACGGCTATGCCTGGGTCTATCTTCCTGAGCCGGGCGCGGGCCGCTCCGCGAGACAGCTTCCCGATGTGCCGGAACTGCCGAAGTTCTCCGACCGCTATCGCAGCGCGCATCTTGTTGCGGACCTGCCCTGCAATGTCGATCACGGCATCATCGGTCTGATGGACCCGGCGCATGGGCCATTCGTGCACCAGGCATGGTGGTGGCGCAGCCGCGCCAGCATTCATGAGAAAGAGAAGCATTTCGAGCCGATTCCTGAGGGCTTCCGCATGTCCTCGCACGCTCCCAGCGCAAACTCGGCGCCATACAAGCTGCTGGGAGTCTATGGAGAACCCATCACGACCACCATCGACTTCGTGCTTCCGAACCGCCGTTACGAGACCATCCGCGCGGGAGCGAAGTGGTTTTCGAGCCTGACGACCGTAACTCCGGTGACACCTTCCACCTGCCGGATCGACGTCATCGCGGCGTGGAATGTCTTCTACAACGTCCCGCTCGTCACCCCCATTGCGAAGTTCTTCGGGGCTCGCTTCGTTCGGCAGGATCAGCAGACGATGATCGAGCAGGCCCAGGGGCTGCGATATCATCCCGGGCTGATGCTGATCGACGATGCCGACAAGCCGGCGAAGTGGTACTTCGCGTTGAAACAGGCACGACTGAAGGGCACCAGCGAGCACCCACTCGATGGTCCGGTTACGCTCCACTGGCGTAGCTGA